One Triticum dicoccoides isolate Atlit2015 ecotype Zavitan chromosome 5B, WEW_v2.0, whole genome shotgun sequence genomic window carries:
- the LOC119305909 gene encoding cytochrome P450 87A3-like encodes MPGSVLLGAAAVLASLLILLLFRWYCGSSITAKGRLPPGSRGLPVLGETLQFFAGSPSLELHPFFKRRLERYGPIFRTNLIGVDLIVSLDAELNNLVFQQDERLFENWWPESVMRIFGAESIIPSMGSFHKHAKNLILRIFGPENLRLVLLQDVQRTAQASLLSWLDLPSVELKEATSSMIFSVTAKRLISYDSSSSDGKLWKQFDAFIRGLLAFPLYIPGTAFYQCMQGRKEVMKILRKLFDERKKAPSRREKVDFIDLLIDTIKEDKLAMSDNFALNLIFLLLFAGFETTSSGITAVIKFLTDNPKALQELTDEHENIRKSRASPDAEITWAEYKSMKFTSCVIHESLRLANIAPLLFKKAREDVHIKAYTIPKGSKVMVCPSIVHLNPTIYEDPNIFNPWRWKEIAEPLGGASKDFMAFGGGLRLCVGAEFAKLQMTMFLHSLVTKYRCNYETKCSLSSMLSAHCLFLQYVIINFIPDKI; translated from the exons ATGCCTGGCTCCGTTCTCCTGGGAGCGGCTGCGGTGTTAGCTTCGTTATTAATCCTTTTGTTATTCAGATGGTACTGCGGTAGCTCAATCACGGCAAAAGGGAGGCTGCCGCCGGGGTCTAGGGGTCTCCCCGTCCTCGGGGAGACCCTCCAGTTCTTCGCCGGGAGCCCATCTCTGGAGCTGCACCCGTTCTTCAAGCGACGCCTTGAAAG GTACGGCCCGATTTTCAGGACGAATTTGATCGGTGTAGACCTCATCGTCTCCCTCGACGCGGAGCTGAACAACCTGGTGTTCCAGCAAGACGAGAGGCTCTTCGAGAACTGGTGGCCGGAGTCGGTGATGAGGATCTTCGGCGCCGAGAGCATCATCCCATCCATGGGGTCCTTCCACAAGCACGCCAAGAACCTCATCCTTCGGATCTTCGGCCCCGAGAACCTCAGGCTGGTCCTGCTCCAGGACGTGCAGAGGACGGCTCAGGCGAGCCTGCTCTCGTGGCTTGACCTGCCAAGCGTCGAGCTCAAGGAGGCGACCTCCAGT ATGATATTCAGCGTGACGGCCAAGAGACTCATCAGCTACGACTCCTCAAGCTCAGACGGGAAGCTGTGGAAACAGTTCGACGCGTTCATTCGGGGGCTCCTAGCGTTTCCACTTTACATTCCTGGGACAGCCTTCTACCAGTGTATGCAG GGGCGAAAGGAAGTCATGAAGATACTGCGTAAACTTTTCGATGAAAGGAAAAAGGCGCCTTCTCGACGGGAAAAAGTTGATTTTATTGATCTCTTGATCGACACTATCAAGGAGGACAAGCTTGCAATGAGCGACAATTTTGCACTGAATTTGATCTTCCTACTGCTCTTCGCTGGCTTCGAGACAACGTCGTCCGGGATAACTGCTGTAATCAAGTTTCTGACGGACAATCCCAAGGCCTTGCAAGAACTAACG GACGAACATGAGAACATTCGGAAAAGCAGGGCAAGTCCTGATGCTGAAATCACATGGGCGGAATACAAATCCATGAAATTTACATCTTGT GTCATACATGAGTCATTAAGACTGGCTAATATAGCTCCGTTATTATTTAAGAAAGCAAGAGAGGATGTTCACATAAAAG CTTACACTATCCCAAAAGGATCAAAGGTCATGGTCTGTCCTTCCATTGTTCACCTTAATCCTACTATTTATGAGGATCCCAATATATTCAATCCTTGGAGGTGGAAG GAAATCGCCGAGCCACTTGGTGGAGCCTCCAAAGACTTCATggccttcggaggaggtttgcgatTATGTGTTGGTGCTGAGTTTGCTAAGTTGCAAATGACTATGTTCCTCCATTCCTTAGTTACTAAATACAGGTGCAACTATGAAACAAAATGCTCTTTGTCTTCCATGTTAAGTGCTCATTGTTTATTCTTGCAGTATGTGATAATTAACTTCATCCCAGACAAAATTTAA